In the genome of Aureimonas sp. OT7, one region contains:
- a CDS encoding DUF2231 domain-containing protein, whose translation MSDEARAENPVIADVKKHDLQSAIAVAGHPLHAMSVHFPIALVIGTLVLDLLYWFFADPFFLRAGTWAAGAAFLTGVGAGIVGTAELILVKGIRIRAASWSHAVAAMTLISIAGTNWGLRLVNPDAVLPLGLFLSVVGAAVTGVAGWYGGKLIFDHGVGILISDDH comes from the coding sequence ATGTCCGACGAAGCCAGAGCCGAAAACCCGGTCATTGCGGATGTCAAGAAGCACGATCTGCAATCCGCCATCGCGGTGGCGGGCCACCCTTTGCATGCGATGAGCGTTCATTTCCCCATTGCCCTGGTGATCGGCACGCTGGTCCTCGATCTGCTCTACTGGTTCTTCGCCGATCCGTTCTTCCTGCGGGCCGGCACATGGGCGGCCGGAGCCGCCTTCCTGACGGGCGTCGGCGCCGGCATCGTCGGGACGGCGGAACTGATCCTGGTGAAGGGCATCCGCATCCGCGCGGCAAGCTGGTCGCACGCCGTTGCGGCCATGACGCTGATTTCCATCGCCGGCACCAATTGGGGCCTGCGTCTCGTCAACCCGGATGCGGTCCTGCCGCTGGGCCTGTTCCTGTCGGTGGTCGGCGCGGCCGTCACGGGCGTTGCCGGATGGTACGGAGGCAAGCTGATCTTCGATCATGGCGTCGGCATCCTCATTTCCGACGACC
- the coxB gene encoding cytochrome c oxidase subunit II produces MRLGSLAAPMMLAGCAGPLSTLDPAGPAAGTIATIWWVMLAGATVLMALVLGLFAYAFRGTGAAWARAGHTRFILWGGLVMPMTVLTALMIYALIAGERLLAHPAPDVWRVEARGERWQWRFSYPDRPDLAETIDLASIPAGRPVDVEIVSEDVIHSFWVPRLAGKLDAIPGHRNILRIEADRPGRFSGVCAEYCGVGHAGMTFTIEALAPEDFAAFAGEAAR; encoded by the coding sequence ATGCGCTTGGGGAGCCTTGCCGCACCGATGATGCTGGCCGGATGCGCCGGACCTTTGTCGACGCTCGATCCCGCCGGCCCGGCAGCCGGTACCATCGCAACCATCTGGTGGGTCATGCTGGCCGGGGCGACGGTGTTGATGGCGCTGGTGCTCGGTCTTTTCGCCTATGCGTTCCGGGGCACGGGCGCCGCCTGGGCGCGGGCCGGTCACACGCGTTTCATTTTGTGGGGCGGCCTCGTAATGCCGATGACGGTGCTGACGGCGCTGATGATCTACGCGCTGATCGCCGGCGAGCGCCTTCTGGCGCATCCCGCGCCGGACGTCTGGCGCGTCGAGGCACGGGGCGAGCGCTGGCAGTGGCGCTTCAGCTATCCCGACCGACCGGACCTTGCCGAGACGATCGACCTTGCAAGCATCCCGGCCGGGCGGCCGGTGGATGTCGAAATCGTATCGGAAGACGTCATCCACAGCTTCTGGGTGCCGCGGCTGGCGGGCAAGCTCGACGCGATCCCGGGCCACCGCAACATATTGCGCATCGAGGCGGACAGGCCGGGCCGTTTCAGCGGCGTCTGCGCCGAATATTGCGGGGTCGGACACGCCGGAATGACATTCACCATCGAGGCCCTGGCGCCCGAAGATTTCGCCGCCTTCGCGGGGGAGGCCGCCCGATGA
- the ctaD gene encoding cytochrome c oxidase subunit I produces MSAEREDIVRAAAQAPVAGSPIQLHKALHAIWRTQHGWGRLAAVNHTIIGRRFMVAAFIFFGIGGVLSMIIRAQLATPGSAFVGPEIYGQIFTMHGTVMMFLFAIPMFEGFAIYMLPKILGARDLAFPRLGAYGFWCYVFGGSILIVAMLAGVAPDTGWFMYTPLSSGVYSPGINADVWLLGITFVEISAVAAAVEITVSILTMRAPGMSLVKMPLLGWYLLVTAGMMLVGFPPLILGSIMLEVERAFDIPFFDPTRGGDSLLWQHLFWLFGHPEVYIIFLPAAGAISTMLPALARRPMVGYSWIVVAVVAVGFLSFGLWVHHMFTVGIPHLALAFFSAASALVAVPTAVQIFAWLATLLSGRPQFSLPMLHLSGFFFVFVCGGLTGVMVAVVPFDWQVHDSHFVVAHLHYVLVGGFVFPMLAAVYYWLPHVTGRTTSFGLGKAAFWLIFIGFNLTFFLMHLTGLRGMPRRVDTYPDSVGWTLLNFLSSVGGFIMTMGFALFLVDVVTQVGFGRRTRRNPWGATTLEWATPVPPPTYAFASLPHVDSRDPLTPQLGPELARGEGYLGFARNGWQETLGIHPVTGAIKSVIILPRPTFLPLWSALVTSTIFLSLLFGFYWVTPLAFAATIAVLLLWTRGQGARVDYGPLPIGRGETAPTAGETADPPSVWAMGATLIANLSLFSSLAFGALFLWLVAPGWPPPQLMHSGFGLVAFVIVSAGAAMVAVRMAAAANRAKRDTRQLWLAVGFGSNLAMIAILVALIRYHLPDPFVHAYAATNLALVCYGLMQAFVGALLCAVAFFRARSGLVSASRAAPITIARLWQDFTLLIAILSSVLIAVIPMLVERVPLP; encoded by the coding sequence ATGAGCGCCGAACGGGAAGACATCGTGCGGGCCGCGGCGCAGGCGCCGGTTGCCGGCAGCCCCATCCAGCTTCACAAGGCGCTGCATGCCATCTGGCGGACGCAGCATGGCTGGGGCCGCCTGGCTGCCGTCAACCACACCATCATCGGCCGACGCTTCATGGTGGCGGCGTTTATCTTCTTCGGTATCGGCGGCGTCCTGTCGATGATCATCCGCGCGCAGCTTGCTACGCCCGGAAGCGCATTCGTCGGGCCGGAGATCTACGGGCAGATCTTCACCATGCACGGCACGGTGATGATGTTCCTGTTCGCCATACCGATGTTCGAGGGCTTCGCCATCTACATGCTGCCCAAGATCCTCGGTGCGCGGGATCTCGCCTTTCCGCGCCTCGGCGCCTATGGCTTCTGGTGCTACGTGTTCGGCGGCTCCATCCTGATCGTGGCGATGCTGGCGGGCGTTGCCCCCGATACGGGCTGGTTCATGTATACGCCGCTGTCGTCCGGCGTCTACTCGCCCGGCATCAACGCCGATGTCTGGCTGCTTGGCATCACCTTCGTCGAGATTTCGGCCGTCGCCGCCGCGGTGGAAATCACCGTCAGCATCCTCACCATGCGTGCACCGGGCATGTCGCTGGTGAAGATGCCGCTGCTCGGCTGGTATCTGCTCGTCACCGCCGGCATGATGCTGGTCGGCTTTCCGCCGCTGATCCTCGGCTCGATCATGCTGGAAGTGGAGCGCGCCTTCGACATTCCGTTCTTCGACCCGACGCGTGGCGGCGACTCCCTCCTGTGGCAGCATCTGTTCTGGCTGTTTGGCCATCCGGAGGTCTACATAATCTTCCTGCCGGCAGCCGGCGCGATATCGACCATGCTGCCGGCGCTCGCCCGCCGGCCGATGGTGGGCTATAGCTGGATCGTCGTCGCCGTGGTGGCCGTGGGCTTCCTGTCGTTCGGCCTCTGGGTCCACCACATGTTCACCGTGGGTATCCCGCATCTGGCGCTGGCCTTCTTTTCGGCGGCGAGCGCGCTGGTGGCGGTGCCGACGGCGGTGCAGATATTCGCCTGGCTTGCGACGCTATTGTCGGGCAGGCCGCAATTCTCCCTTCCGATGCTGCATCTGTCCGGCTTCTTCTTCGTGTTCGTCTGCGGCGGCCTCACGGGCGTCATGGTGGCGGTGGTGCCCTTCGACTGGCAGGTGCACGACAGCCATTTCGTGGTAGCGCACCTGCACTACGTTCTGGTGGGCGGGTTCGTGTTCCCCATGCTCGCCGCGGTATATTACTGGCTGCCGCACGTAACCGGACGCACCACATCCTTCGGACTCGGCAAGGCGGCGTTCTGGCTGATCTTCATCGGATTCAACCTGACCTTCTTCCTGATGCACCTGACGGGCCTGCGGGGCATGCCCCGGCGCGTCGACACCTATCCGGACTCGGTCGGCTGGACGCTCTTGAACTTCCTGTCCTCGGTCGGCGGCTTCATCATGACGATGGGCTTTGCGCTGTTTCTGGTGGATGTCGTGACGCAGGTCGGCTTCGGCAGACGCACGCGGCGCAATCCATGGGGCGCGACCACGCTGGAATGGGCAACGCCGGTGCCGCCGCCTACCTATGCCTTCGCATCGCTTCCGCATGTGGACAGCCGGGATCCGCTGACACCGCAACTGGGGCCGGAACTGGCACGCGGCGAGGGATATCTCGGTTTCGCCCGCAACGGCTGGCAGGAAACGCTGGGCATCCACCCCGTGACCGGGGCGATCAAGAGCGTCATCATCCTGCCGCGACCCACATTCCTGCCGCTGTGGAGCGCGCTGGTCACGTCGACCATCTTCCTGTCCCTGCTGTTCGGCTTCTACTGGGTCACCCCTCTGGCCTTCGCCGCAACCATTGCCGTCCTGTTGCTCTGGACGCGCGGGCAGGGTGCCCGCGTGGATTACGGCCCGCTGCCCATCGGACGCGGAGAAACAGCGCCGACGGCCGGCGAAACCGCCGACCCGCCCAGCGTCTGGGCGATGGGCGCGACGCTGATCGCAAATCTGTCGCTGTTTTCCTCGCTCGCCTTCGGCGCTCTTTTCCTGTGGCTGGTCGCGCCCGGTTGGCCGCCACCGCAACTGATGCACAGCGGGTTCGGGCTCGTCGCTTTCGTCATCGTGTCGGCCGGCGCGGCCATGGTGGCAGTGCGCATGGCCGCAGCGGCAAACCGGGCGAAGCGCGATACGCGTCAGCTATGGCTGGCCGTCGGCTTCGGAAGCAATCTTGCGATGATCGCCATCCTGGTGGCGCTGATCCGCTATCATCTGCCCGATCCGTTCGTGCATGCCTATGCGGCCACCAATCTGGCACTGGTCTGCTATGGGCTGATGCAGGCTTTCGTCGGGGCGCTGCTCTGCGCCGTCGCCTTCTTCCGGGCGCGCTCGGGCCTGGTGTCTGCATCACGCGCGGCGCCGATCACCATCGCCAGGCTGTGGCAGGATTTCACCCTGTTGATCGCGATCCTGTCGAGCGTGCTGATCGCCGTCATCCCGATGCTGGTGGAAAGGGTGCCGCTGCCATGA
- a CDS encoding choline ABC transporter substrate-binding protein: MDFGTRRRTPALLAALALAALPAAALAAEPESCRTVRLADVGWTDITATTATASVVLEGLGYQPQTSILALPVTFTSLANGNIDVFLGNWMPTMEADIGPYRDKGEIEVLRTNLEGAKYTLAVPRYLYDAGLKSFADIAKFREQLNNRIYGIEPGNDGNRLILEMIEKDTFGLSGFELVESSEQGMLSQVSRQTRGEQPIVFLGWEPHPMNSNFELAYLEGGDDVFGPNFGGATVDTNTRKGLVEACPNLGQFLKNLEFTLPLENEIMGSILDDNKEPEQAAREWLAAHPDTLGPWLEGVTTFSGEPALEAVKAKLGS, from the coding sequence ATGGATTTCGGAACGCGTCGTCGCACCCCTGCCCTTCTGGCCGCCCTGGCCCTCGCCGCCCTTCCGGCGGCGGCGCTGGCTGCCGAGCCGGAGTCCTGCCGAACGGTGCGCCTGGCCGATGTCGGCTGGACCGACATCACCGCCACGACGGCCACCGCCTCGGTCGTGCTGGAGGGGCTTGGCTACCAGCCGCAGACGAGCATCCTGGCCCTGCCCGTCACTTTCACGTCGCTCGCCAACGGCAATATCGATGTGTTCCTGGGCAACTGGATGCCCACCATGGAAGCCGATATCGGCCCCTATCGCGACAAGGGCGAGATCGAGGTGCTGCGCACCAACCTCGAAGGCGCGAAATATACGCTGGCCGTACCGCGCTATCTGTACGACGCCGGCCTCAAGAGTTTCGCCGATATCGCCAAGTTCCGCGAACAGCTCAATAATCGCATTTACGGCATCGAGCCTGGAAACGACGGCAACCGGCTGATCCTCGAAATGATCGAGAAGGACACGTTCGGGCTTTCGGGCTTCGAGCTTGTGGAATCCTCCGAGCAGGGCATGCTGTCGCAGGTATCGCGCCAGACGCGGGGCGAACAGCCGATCGTCTTCCTTGGCTGGGAGCCGCACCCGATGAACTCGAATTTCGAGCTCGCCTATCTGGAGGGCGGCGACGACGTCTTCGGCCCCAATTTCGGTGGCGCGACCGTGGATACCAACACCCGCAAGGGCCTTGTGGAAGCCTGCCCGAACCTTGGCCAGTTCCTCAAGAACCTGGAGTTCACGCTGCCGCTCGAAAACGAGATCATGGGCTCCATCCTGGACGACAACAAGGAGCCCGAGCAGGCGGCACGCGAATGGCTGGCCGCCCATCCCGATACGCTCGGCCCGTGGCTGGAAGGCGTGACGACCTTCTCCGGCGAGCCGGCGCTGGAAGCCGTCAAGGCCAAGCTTGGCTCGTAG
- the betB gene encoding betaine-aldehyde dehydrogenase: MSRALNAARSGVEEERRRQLIEATVDALAAVGFAAASLSEIAGRAGFAPSLVSHYFGDKDGLLEATLRHLANRVSDAVLIRLRDAGSPRERIQAVIDANLAPEEFDQRTGSVWLAFWGQVLHSAKLRRVQRIYQQRMLSNLRHDLRQLVSGEDAERVALSIAAVIDGLWLRSTLSQTVETDSEAARRMASDFVDREIAAARPAAPQPELARPHIGESLPLVSSHIAGRSVRATRGRSFANVNPATGEAIAEVAIAGADEVDAAVSAARKGQAVWGAMTGAERGRVLNRAVALLRERNDELAELETLDTGKPVQETRAVDIASGADCLEYFAGLAAGLAGEHVDLGPTAFGYTRREPLGIVAGIGAWNYPMQIACWKAAPALAAGNAMIFKPAELTPTTAVRLAEILTEAGLPHGVFNVLQGDGSTGRLLTRHPDIAKISLTGEVGTGKKVMADAAATLKQVTLELGGKSPLVIFDDASLDDAVSAAMLANFYSAGEVCSNGTRVFVQEGVHAEFLKRLKERTERLVVGDPLDPATQIGALISHQHMQKVLSYIDIGRREGARAIAGGSRVTEGALAAGAFVAPTVFDACRDDMRIVQDEIFGPVMAVLPFREEDEVVARANDTDYGLAAGVFSRDISRAHRVIARLDAGTTWINHYNITPIELPFGGVKRSGLGRENGRAALDAHTRVKSVYVNLGSVESPY; encoded by the coding sequence ATGAGCAGAGCATTGAACGCAGCGCGCTCCGGCGTCGAGGAAGAGCGCCGTCGCCAGTTGATCGAGGCCACGGTCGACGCGCTTGCGGCGGTAGGGTTTGCCGCTGCAAGCCTGTCGGAGATCGCGGGCCGGGCAGGTTTTGCCCCCAGCCTTGTCTCTCACTATTTCGGCGACAAGGACGGCCTGCTCGAGGCGACGTTGCGCCATCTGGCCAACCGCGTGTCCGATGCCGTTCTCATCCGCCTGCGCGATGCCGGCTCCCCACGGGAGCGTATCCAGGCGGTCATCGACGCCAATCTTGCGCCGGAAGAGTTCGACCAGCGTACCGGCAGCGTGTGGCTGGCCTTCTGGGGCCAGGTCCTGCATTCGGCCAAGCTGCGCCGGGTGCAGCGCATCTATCAGCAGCGGATGCTGTCCAATCTCCGGCATGATTTGCGCCAGCTCGTGTCGGGCGAGGATGCCGAGCGCGTGGCGCTGTCCATCGCGGCGGTCATCGACGGCCTGTGGCTACGCTCCACCCTGTCGCAGACGGTGGAGACCGATAGCGAGGCGGCGCGCCGCATGGCCAGCGACTTCGTCGACCGCGAGATCGCGGCGGCGCGTCCGGCGGCTCCGCAGCCGGAACTGGCACGGCCGCATATCGGCGAAAGCCTGCCGCTGGTATCCAGCCATATCGCAGGGCGCTCCGTGCGCGCCACGCGCGGGCGCAGCTTCGCGAACGTCAATCCGGCAACCGGCGAGGCCATCGCCGAGGTGGCCATCGCCGGCGCGGACGAGGTGGATGCCGCCGTATCCGCCGCCCGCAAGGGCCAGGCGGTCTGGGGCGCCATGACGGGGGCGGAGCGTGGCCGCGTGCTCAACCGCGCCGTTGCCCTGCTGCGCGAGCGCAATGACGAACTGGCCGAGCTGGAGACACTGGATACCGGCAAGCCGGTGCAGGAAACGCGCGCCGTGGACATTGCCTCCGGCGCGGACTGCCTGGAGTATTTCGCCGGGCTGGCCGCCGGCCTCGCGGGCGAGCATGTCGATCTTGGGCCCACGGCCTTTGGCTACACGCGGCGCGAGCCTCTGGGTATCGTGGCCGGTATCGGCGCGTGGAACTATCCGATGCAGATCGCCTGCTGGAAGGCGGCGCCGGCGCTGGCGGCCGGCAACGCGATGATCTTCAAACCGGCAGAGCTGACGCCGACGACGGCGGTGCGTCTTGCCGAGATCCTGACCGAGGCCGGCCTGCCGCACGGCGTCTTCAACGTGCTGCAGGGTGACGGCTCGACCGGGCGTCTTTTGACGCGCCATCCCGATATCGCCAAGATTTCGCTGACCGGCGAGGTCGGCACCGGCAAGAAGGTCATGGCCGATGCAGCCGCGACGTTGAAGCAGGTCACGCTGGAACTCGGCGGCAAATCGCCGCTCGTCATCTTCGACGATGCCAGCCTGGACGATGCGGTATCGGCGGCCATGCTGGCCAACTTCTATTCCGCCGGGGAGGTCTGTTCCAACGGAACGCGAGTCTTCGTGCAGGAGGGGGTGCACGCCGAATTCCTGAAGCGCCTGAAAGAGCGGACGGAGCGGCTGGTGGTCGGCGATCCGCTGGACCCGGCCACGCAGATCGGCGCGCTGATCTCGCACCAGCACATGCAGAAGGTCTTGTCCTACATCGATATCGGCCGGCGCGAGGGCGCCCGTGCGATTGCCGGCGGCAGCCGCGTAACGGAGGGTGCGCTGGCCGCGGGGGCCTTCGTTGCGCCCACCGTCTTCGACGCATGCCGCGACGACATGCGCATCGTGCAGGACGAGATTTTCGGACCGGTCATGGCGGTGCTACCGTTCCGCGAGGAGGACGAGGTCGTCGCGCGCGCCAACGACACGGATTACGGGCTGGCGGCAGGCGTATTCTCGCGCGACATCTCGCGCGCCCACCGTGTCATCGCGCGGCTCGATGCCGGCACGACCTGGATCAACCATTACAATATCACGCCCATCGAACTGCCCTTCGGCGGCGTCAAGCGCTCCGGCCTCGGCCGGGAAAACGGGCGCGCTGCGCTGGATGCGCATACCCGCGTGAAGAGCGTCTACGTCAATCTCGGTTCGGTCGAGTCACCTTATTGA
- the betA gene encoding choline dehydrogenase: protein MAVEHFDYVIIGAGSAGSVLAARLSEDPSTRVLLLEFGGSDRSVLIQMPSALSIPMNMDKYNWGYESEPEPGLGGRRMNLPRGKVLGGSSSINGMVYVRGAPQDFDRWQAEGADGWSYADVLPYFRRAEAREDGGDTYRGGEGALHTSYGRMTNPLYTAFVEAGRQAGYPVTDDYNGARFEGFGRMDMTVHNGRRWSTANAYLKPAMSRANLKVETHAFVERILFEGRRAVGVSWRRDGTSHVAKADREVILSAGSINSPKLLKLSGVGPAAELASHGIEVVADRPGVGENLQDHLEFYFQIASKEPITLYSAQGLVAKGRIGAQWLLMKNGLGATNHFESCGFIRSRPGIDYPDIQFHFLPLAVTYDGKGLASEHGFQAHVGPMRSKSRGAVRLASADPAAKPSVRFNYMSHPDDWVEMRACVRLTREIFAQAAFDPYRGREISPGAHVQSDAEIDAFVREHVESAYHPSCSNRMGRADDPMAVVDETTRAIGLDGLRIVDSSIMPSITTGNLNAPTIMLAEKAADHIRGVPMLPRMEVDYERAENWQTAQR from the coding sequence ATGGCTGTCGAACATTTCGATTACGTCATCATCGGCGCGGGCTCGGCGGGCTCGGTGCTGGCGGCGCGGCTGAGCGAGGATCCGTCCACGCGCGTTCTGCTGCTGGAGTTCGGCGGTTCGGACCGCTCGGTGCTGATCCAGATGCCGAGCGCCCTGTCCATCCCGATGAACATGGACAAGTACAATTGGGGCTACGAAAGCGAACCGGAGCCCGGCCTTGGCGGGCGGCGGATGAACCTGCCGCGCGGCAAGGTGCTGGGCGGCTCTTCCTCCATCAACGGCATGGTCTATGTGCGCGGCGCCCCACAGGATTTCGACCGCTGGCAGGCCGAGGGCGCGGACGGCTGGTCCTATGCCGACGTCCTGCCCTATTTCCGCCGGGCGGAAGCGCGGGAGGACGGCGGCGACACCTATCGCGGCGGCGAGGGAGCGTTGCATACCAGCTATGGCCGCATGACCAACCCGCTTTACACCGCTTTCGTGGAGGCGGGGCGGCAGGCCGGCTATCCGGTGACGGACGATTACAATGGCGCGCGCTTCGAGGGGTTCGGGCGCATGGATATGACGGTCCATAATGGCCGCCGCTGGTCCACCGCCAACGCTTATCTGAAGCCGGCGATGTCGCGCGCCAACCTGAAGGTCGAAACGCACGCCTTTGTCGAGCGTATCCTCTTCGAAGGGCGGCGCGCGGTGGGGGTCTCGTGGCGGCGCGACGGCACCAGCCATGTGGCGAAAGCCGACCGGGAGGTGATCCTGTCGGCCGGTTCGATCAACTCACCCAAGCTGTTGAAACTGTCGGGCGTTGGCCCGGCGGCCGAGCTTGCCAGCCACGGCATCGAGGTTGTGGCCGACAGGCCGGGTGTCGGCGAAAACCTGCAGGATCACCTGGAATTCTACTTCCAGATCGCCTCGAAGGAGCCGATCACGCTCTATTCGGCGCAGGGGCTGGTTGCCAAGGGGCGTATCGGCGCGCAGTGGCTGCTGATGAAGAACGGTCTGGGCGCGACCAACCATTTCGAAAGCTGCGGTTTCATCCGCTCGCGGCCGGGGATCGATTATCCCGACATCCAGTTTCACTTCCTGCCGCTGGCCGTCACCTATGACGGCAAGGGCCTGGCGTCCGAGCACGGGTTCCAGGCGCATGTCGGGCCGATGCGCTCCAAATCGCGCGGGGCCGTGCGGCTGGCCTCGGCCGACCCTGCCGCCAAGCCATCGGTCCGGTTCAACTACATGAGCCACCCGGACGACTGGGTGGAGATGCGCGCCTGTGTGCGGCTGACACGGGAAATCTTCGCGCAGGCGGCCTTCGACCCCTATCGCGGCCGCGAGATATCGCCCGGCGCGCATGTGCAGAGCGACGCCGAGATCGATGCTTTCGTGCGCGAGCATGTCGAAAGCGCCTATCATCCGTCTTGCAGCAACCGCATGGGCCGCGCCGACGACCCGATGGCGGTGGTGGACGAAACGACACGGGCGATCGGCCTGGACGGGCTGCGCATCGTTGACTCGTCCATCATGCCGTCGATCACGACCGGCAATCTGAACGCACCGACGATCATGCTGGCCGAAAAGGCCGCCGACCATATCCGCGGTGTTCCCATGCTGCCACGGATGGAAGTGGACTACGAGCGGGCCGAAAACTGGCAGACTGCGCAGAGGTAG
- a CDS encoding DUF3072 domain-containing protein → MSANDNPKVEPGPNSNLEKDPSDWTTGDDPMTDAQASYLKTLSEQAHAPDQFDADINKAEASKRIDALRQQLKLDS, encoded by the coding sequence ATGTCTGCCAACGACAATCCCAAGGTCGAGCCCGGCCCGAATTCCAACCTTGAAAAAGACCCGTCCGACTGGACGACCGGCGACGATCCGATGACGGACGCCCAGGCGTCCTATCTCAAGACGCTGTCCGAGCAGGCGCATGCGCCGGATCAATTCGATGCCGACATCAACAAGGCCGAGGCATCCAAGCGCATCGACGCGCTTCGCCAACAGC